Proteins from one Telopea speciosissima isolate NSW1024214 ecotype Mountain lineage chromosome 1, Tspe_v1, whole genome shotgun sequence genomic window:
- the LOC122650242 gene encoding uncharacterized protein LOC122650242 has translation MEESRRKRRELKSEILEKFGEVVSAIREAKYVNQVICILHSIAVQPFPIDSSRLTGCVDSRFRNQLLSGRISSPFERDEWWDVFYHGAAFSTLAMVLLYNEESLKNFTDKVEKVLEESTAYVAMEGNEETVFVDELPTNDCRR, from the exons ATGGAGGAGtctaggagaaaaagaagagaactcaAATCCGAAATTCTTGAAAAGTTTGGAGAGGTTGTATCTGCCATTAGAGAAGCAAAATATGTCAACCAAGTTATATGTATTCTTCACTCCATTGCAGTTCAGCCTTTCCCAATAGATTCATCTCGTCTAACAG GATGCGTTGATAGTCGCTTCAGGAATCAG CTCCTCAGCGGCAGGATTTCTTCCCCTTTTGAGAGGGATGAATGGTGGGATGTTTTCTATCATGGAGCAGCATTTTCGACTCTGGCTATGGTTTTACTATATA ATGAAGAATCTCTTAAAAATTTTACTGACAAGGTGGAGAAAGTACTTGAAGAATCCACTGCATATGTCGCCATGGAAGGAAATGAAGAGACTGTGTTTGTTGATGAACTACCAACCAACGATTGTAGACgctaa